A genomic stretch from Burkholderia pyrrocinia includes:
- the dapB gene encoding 4-hydroxy-tetrahydrodipicolinate reductase: protein MKIAIAGASGRMGRMLIEAVLNDPDAQLVGALDRADSPFLGQDAGAFLGKETGIKLTDDLDAVFVQADYLIDFTRPEGTIAHVEAALRHDVKLVIGTTGFTAEQKAELQAAAGKIGIVFAANMSVGVNVTLKLLEFAAKHFSHGYDIEIIEAHHRHKVDAPSGTALMMGEAVAGALGRSLDDCAVYGRHGVTGERDPSSIGFAAVRGGDIVGDHTVLFAGIGERIEITHKSSSRVSYAQGALRAVRFLSARGAGLFDMQDVLGLR from the coding sequence ATGAAGATTGCGATTGCCGGCGCATCGGGCCGAATGGGCCGGATGCTGATCGAAGCCGTTCTCAACGATCCCGACGCACAGCTCGTCGGCGCGCTCGACCGCGCCGATTCGCCGTTCCTCGGCCAGGACGCCGGCGCGTTCCTCGGCAAGGAAACCGGGATCAAGCTGACCGACGACCTCGACGCCGTGTTCGTGCAGGCCGACTACCTGATCGATTTCACGCGCCCGGAAGGTACGATCGCACACGTCGAGGCCGCGCTGCGCCACGACGTGAAGCTCGTGATCGGCACGACCGGCTTCACCGCCGAGCAGAAGGCCGAGCTGCAGGCCGCCGCGGGCAAGATCGGCATCGTGTTCGCGGCGAACATGAGCGTCGGCGTGAACGTCACGCTGAAGCTGCTCGAATTCGCGGCCAAGCATTTCTCGCACGGCTACGACATCGAGATCATCGAGGCGCACCACCGCCACAAGGTCGATGCGCCGTCGGGCACCGCGCTGATGATGGGCGAAGCCGTCGCCGGCGCGCTCGGGCGCTCGCTCGACGATTGCGCGGTGTACGGCCGCCACGGCGTGACGGGCGAACGCGATCCGTCGTCGATCGGCTTTGCCGCGGTGCGCGGCGGCGACATCGTCGGCGATCACACCGTGCTGTTCGCCGGGATCGGCGAGCGCATCGAGATCACGCACAAGTCGTCGAGCCGCGTGTCGTATGCGCAGGGCGCGCTGCGCGCGGTCCGCTTCCTGTCGGCGCGCGGCGCCGGCCTGTTCGACATGCAGGACGTGCTCGGCCTGCGCTGA
- a CDS encoding MotA/TolQ/ExbB proton channel family protein: MAIPTGVVHYLESGDAITHAVAYVLLAMSVASWCFLFMKAWLLFRAKRQGPRALAAFWRAPSLDAGIAALAGADRERVFAPLAEAARDAADDHDPATLAARVERSERVLRALRHSMLRSQRRLEFGQVLLASIGSTAPFVGLLGTVWGIYHALGSIAASGQAQIENVAGPVGEALIMTAFGLVVAIPAVLAYNILGRLVRQLAEELDGFARDLHVFVCAQES, encoded by the coding sequence ATGGCGATTCCCACCGGCGTTGTCCACTACCTCGAAAGCGGCGATGCGATCACGCACGCCGTTGCCTATGTGCTGCTGGCGATGTCCGTCGCCAGCTGGTGCTTCCTCTTCATGAAAGCCTGGCTGCTGTTCCGCGCGAAGCGGCAGGGGCCGCGCGCGCTCGCCGCGTTCTGGCGTGCGCCGTCGCTCGACGCGGGCATCGCCGCGCTCGCCGGCGCCGATCGCGAGCGCGTATTCGCGCCGCTCGCCGAAGCCGCGCGCGACGCGGCCGACGATCACGATCCGGCCACGCTGGCCGCACGCGTCGAGCGCAGTGAGCGCGTGCTGCGCGCGTTGCGCCACTCGATGCTGCGCTCGCAGCGGCGTCTCGAATTCGGCCAGGTGCTGCTCGCGTCGATCGGCAGCACCGCGCCGTTCGTCGGGCTGCTCGGCACCGTGTGGGGCATCTACCACGCGCTCGGCAGCATTGCCGCGAGCGGGCAGGCGCAGATCGAGAACGTCGCGGGGCCGGTCGGCGAGGCGCTGATCATGACCGCGTTCGGGCTTGTCGTCGCGATTCCGGCCGTGCTGGCCTACAACATCCTCGGGCGGCTCGTGCGGCAGCTCGCCGAGGAGCTCGACGGCTTCGCGCGCGACCTGCATGTGTTCGTGTGCGCGCAGGAATCCTGA
- a CDS encoding ExbD/TolR family protein, whose amino-acid sequence MAFGGLEHHKTSAPMAEINMTPLIDVMLVLLVIFIITAPLMTHAIRLDLPKVAASVARDTPQSVTLSIDDAGKLYWDDAPVALDALPARFRAAAAGGAPPELRLRASRATRYDVIAQVMGAAQAAGLVRIGFVTDVPPQAGGSVVPSAVPANR is encoded by the coding sequence ATGGCATTCGGCGGACTCGAGCACCACAAGACCTCCGCGCCGATGGCGGAGATCAACATGACGCCGCTGATCGACGTGATGCTCGTGCTGCTCGTCATCTTCATCATTACCGCGCCGCTGATGACGCATGCGATCCGGCTCGACCTGCCGAAGGTCGCGGCCAGCGTCGCGCGCGACACGCCGCAATCCGTCACGCTGTCGATCGACGACGCGGGCAAGCTGTACTGGGACGACGCGCCGGTTGCGCTTGACGCGCTGCCCGCGCGCTTCCGGGCCGCCGCCGCGGGCGGCGCGCCGCCCGAGCTGCGGCTGCGTGCGTCGCGCGCGACGCGCTACGACGTGATCGCGCAGGTGATGGGCGCCGCGCAGGCCGCGGGCCTCGTGCGGATCGGCTTCGTGACCGACGTGCCGCCGCAGGCGGGCGGTTCCGTCGTGCCGTCTGCGGTGCCGGCGAACCGCTGA
- the leuS gene encoding leucine--tRNA ligase, with translation MHERYVPADVEAAAQGDWRAADAYKTKEDSQKPKFYCVSMLPYPSGKLHMGHVRNYTINDVMYRYLRMNGYNTLMPMGWDAFGMPAENAAMANGVPPAKWTYDNIDYMKGQMQSMGLAIDWSREIATCKPDYYKWNQWLFLKMLEKGIAYKKTGTVNWDPVDQTVLANEQVIDGRGWRSGALVEKREIPMYYLRITQYADELLNDLDGLGWPERVKIMQQNWIGKSFGVNFGFPYELDGEKKLLRVFTTRADTIMGVTFCAVAAEHPLATRLAQDKPELLAFIDECKRGGVAEADVATMEKKGVATGFSVTHPLTGEPVEVWIGNYVLMSYGEGAVMGVPAHDERDFAFAKKYDLPIKQVIAAEGQTYSLDAWQEWYGDKEVAACVNSGKYDGLAYGAAVDAIAADLKAGGFGDKQVTWRLRDWGVSRQRYWGTPIPIIHCPSCGDVPVPEKDLPVVLPEDLVPDGSGNPLAKSEAFLNCTCPKCGAAAKRETDTMDTFVDSSWYFSRYTAPDAETMVDARTDYWMPMDQYIGGIEHAILHLLYSRFWTKVMRDLGLVKFGEPAKNLLTQGMVLNETFYREDASGKKTWYNPADVTVTHDDKGRPVGATLNTDGQPVVLGGIEKMSKSKNNGVDPQVLIDLYGADTARLFTMFAAPPEQQLEWSGAGVEGASRFLRRVWSFGYANREALAARAGFDAAALGEADKALRREIYSVLKQADFDYQRLQYNTVVSAAMKMLNAVDGAKGATPGVLRETYGVLLRVLYPVVPHVTFELWKALGYADEFGPLLDAPWPKVDEAALEQAEIELVLQVNGKVRGALKVAKDASREAIEAAAVADDAFAKFSDGKPAKKIVVVPGRLVNIVV, from the coding sequence ATGCACGAGAGATACGTACCCGCCGACGTCGAAGCCGCCGCCCAGGGCGACTGGCGCGCAGCCGATGCCTACAAGACGAAGGAAGATTCGCAGAAGCCGAAGTTCTACTGCGTGTCGATGCTGCCGTACCCGTCCGGCAAGCTGCACATGGGTCACGTGCGCAACTACACGATCAACGACGTGATGTACCGCTATCTGCGGATGAACGGCTACAACACGCTGATGCCGATGGGCTGGGATGCGTTCGGGATGCCGGCCGAGAACGCCGCGATGGCGAACGGCGTGCCGCCCGCGAAGTGGACCTACGACAACATCGACTACATGAAGGGCCAGATGCAGTCGATGGGCCTCGCGATCGACTGGTCGCGCGAGATCGCGACGTGCAAGCCCGACTACTACAAGTGGAACCAGTGGCTGTTCCTGAAGATGCTCGAGAAGGGCATCGCGTACAAGAAGACGGGCACCGTGAACTGGGACCCGGTCGACCAGACCGTGCTCGCGAACGAGCAGGTGATCGACGGCCGCGGCTGGCGTTCGGGTGCGCTCGTCGAGAAACGCGAGATCCCGATGTACTACCTGCGGATCACGCAGTACGCGGATGAGCTGCTGAACGATCTCGACGGCCTCGGCTGGCCCGAGCGCGTGAAGATCATGCAGCAGAACTGGATCGGCAAGAGCTTCGGCGTGAACTTCGGCTTCCCGTACGAACTCGACGGCGAGAAGAAGCTGCTGCGCGTGTTCACGACGCGCGCCGACACGATCATGGGCGTCACGTTCTGCGCGGTCGCGGCGGAGCATCCGCTCGCCACGCGCCTCGCACAGGACAAGCCCGAGCTGCTGGCGTTCATCGACGAATGCAAGCGCGGCGGCGTCGCCGAGGCCGACGTCGCGACGATGGAGAAGAAGGGCGTCGCGACGGGCTTCTCGGTCACGCATCCGCTGACGGGCGAGCCCGTCGAGGTGTGGATCGGCAACTACGTGCTGATGAGCTATGGCGAAGGCGCGGTGATGGGCGTGCCCGCGCACGACGAGCGCGACTTCGCGTTCGCGAAGAAATACGACCTGCCGATCAAGCAGGTGATCGCGGCCGAAGGCCAGACGTACTCGCTCGACGCGTGGCAGGAGTGGTACGGCGACAAGGAAGTCGCGGCCTGCGTGAACAGCGGCAAGTACGACGGCCTCGCTTACGGCGCGGCGGTCGACGCGATCGCGGCCGACCTGAAGGCCGGCGGCTTCGGCGACAAGCAGGTCACGTGGCGCCTGCGCGACTGGGGCGTATCGCGCCAGCGCTACTGGGGCACGCCGATCCCGATCATCCACTGCCCGTCGTGCGGCGACGTGCCGGTGCCGGAGAAGGATCTGCCCGTCGTGCTGCCGGAAGACCTCGTGCCGGACGGCTCGGGCAACCCGCTCGCGAAGTCGGAAGCGTTCCTGAACTGCACGTGCCCGAAGTGCGGCGCGGCCGCGAAGCGCGAAACCGACACGATGGATACCTTCGTCGATTCGTCGTGGTACTTCTCGCGCTACACGGCGCCGGACGCCGAGACGATGGTCGACGCGCGCACCGACTACTGGATGCCGATGGATCAATACATCGGCGGCATTGAGCACGCGATCCTGCACCTGCTGTATTCGCGCTTCTGGACCAAGGTGATGCGCGACCTCGGCCTCGTGAAGTTCGGCGAGCCGGCGAAGAACCTGCTCACGCAGGGGATGGTGCTGAACGAGACGTTCTACCGCGAAGACGCATCGGGCAAGAAGACCTGGTACAACCCGGCCGACGTGACGGTCACGCACGACGACAAGGGCCGCCCGGTCGGCGCGACGCTGAACACGGACGGCCAGCCGGTCGTGCTCGGCGGCATCGAGAAGATGTCGAAGTCGAAGAACAACGGCGTCGATCCGCAGGTGCTGATCGACCTGTACGGCGCCGATACCGCGCGCCTGTTCACGATGTTCGCCGCACCGCCCGAGCAGCAGCTCGAGTGGTCGGGCGCCGGCGTCGAGGGTGCGAGCCGCTTCCTGCGCCGCGTGTGGAGCTTCGGTTACGCAAACCGCGAAGCGCTCGCCGCGCGCGCGGGCTTCGACGCGGCCGCGCTCGGCGAAGCCGACAAGGCGCTGCGCCGCGAGATCTACAGCGTGCTGAAGCAGGCCGATTTCGACTACCAGCGCCTGCAGTACAACACGGTCGTATCGGCCGCGATGAAGATGCTGAACGCGGTCGACGGCGCGAAGGGCGCGACGCCCGGCGTGCTGCGCGAAACGTACGGCGTGCTGCTGCGCGTGCTGTACCCGGTCGTGCCGCACGTCACGTTCGAGCTGTGGAAGGCGCTCGGCTACGCGGACGAATTCGGCCCGCTGCTCGACGCACCGTGGCCGAAGGTCGACGAGGCCGCGCTCGAGCAGGCCGAGATCGAACTCGTGCTGCAGGTGAACGGCAAGGTGCGCGGCGCGCTGAAGGTCGCGAAGGACGCAAGCCGCGAGGCGATCGAAGCCGCGGCGGTGGCCGACGACGCATTCGCGAAGTTCAGCGACGGCAAGCCGGCGAAGAAGATCGTCGTCGTGCCGGGCCGCCTCGTGAACATCGTCGTCTGA
- the lptE gene encoding LPS assembly lipoprotein LptE — protein sequence MIRRSFLMLVGSAVALSACGFQLRGQQDYAFKHLLVAGAPAPVEARLTRLVEAGSDTKIVKSADDADAVLRMWESRGQNTLTLNKYGSAQEYALFYTLNYTLTSKDGTVLIPPSAIALNRAMTYSDQYTNAKAQEADILYGDMQNDAVDQLMRRLAIVHSLTPAPEDVVPGVAPRAPLPPPPL from the coding sequence GTGATCCGCAGATCGTTTTTGATGCTCGTCGGCAGCGCGGTCGCGCTGTCGGCATGCGGCTTCCAGTTGCGGGGCCAGCAGGACTATGCGTTCAAGCACCTGCTGGTGGCCGGCGCGCCGGCGCCCGTCGAGGCGCGGCTGACGCGCCTCGTCGAGGCCGGCAGCGACACGAAGATCGTCAAGTCGGCGGACGACGCCGACGCCGTGCTGCGCATGTGGGAGTCGCGTGGCCAGAACACGCTGACGCTCAACAAGTACGGTTCGGCGCAGGAATACGCGCTGTTCTATACGCTGAACTACACGCTGACGAGCAAGGACGGCACCGTGCTGATCCCGCCGAGCGCGATCGCGCTGAACCGCGCGATGACGTACAGCGACCAGTACACGAACGCGAAGGCGCAGGAAGCCGACATCCTGTACGGCGACATGCAGAACGATGCGGTCGACCAGTTGATGCGGCGTCTCGCGATCGTCCACTCGCTGACGCCGGCGCCGGAGGACGTGGTGCCGGGCGTCGCGCCGCGCGCGCCGCTGCCGCCGCCGCCGCTCTGA
- the holA gene encoding DNA polymerase III subunit delta has product MQLRLDALEPHLAKGLAGLYTVYGDEPLLAQEACDRIRAAARAAGFTERSVHTVERGFDWSVLLGATQAMSLFGERQLIELRIPSGKPGKEGADALKTLAATANPDALLLVTLPRLDAATQKSAWFTALQNGGVALKIDPVDRAQLPNWIGQRLSMQGQRVAAGDDGRRALQFIAERVEGNLLAAHQEIQKLGLLYPQGALSFEQVHDAVLNVARYDVFKLNEAMLAGDAARLARMIDGLKGEGEAIVLVMWAVVEELRTLLRIKRGATAGKPLATLLRENRVWGPRERLIGPALNRVSEPVLEKALAFAAQLDRQVKGLTAVVPGRRTQDQPPPDPWDGLFQLAMTVAGARGERPPTAGRVRR; this is encoded by the coding sequence ATGCAATTGCGACTTGATGCGCTGGAGCCGCACCTCGCGAAGGGGTTGGCCGGGCTCTATACCGTCTACGGCGACGAGCCGCTGCTCGCGCAGGAAGCATGCGACCGCATTCGTGCGGCCGCGCGCGCGGCCGGCTTCACCGAGCGTTCGGTGCATACGGTCGAGCGCGGCTTCGACTGGAGCGTGCTGCTCGGCGCGACCCAGGCGATGTCGCTGTTCGGCGAGCGCCAGCTGATCGAGCTGCGCATTCCGTCGGGCAAGCCCGGCAAGGAAGGCGCCGACGCGCTGAAGACGCTCGCGGCCACCGCCAATCCCGATGCGCTGTTGCTCGTCACGCTGCCGCGTCTCGATGCGGCCACGCAGAAATCCGCGTGGTTTACCGCGCTGCAGAACGGCGGCGTCGCGCTGAAGATCGATCCGGTCGACCGCGCGCAGCTGCCGAACTGGATCGGCCAGCGTCTGTCGATGCAGGGCCAGCGCGTCGCGGCCGGCGACGACGGGCGGCGCGCGCTGCAGTTCATCGCGGAGCGCGTCGAGGGCAACCTGCTCGCCGCGCACCAGGAAATCCAGAAGCTCGGGCTGCTGTATCCGCAGGGCGCGCTGTCGTTCGAGCAGGTGCACGATGCGGTGCTGAACGTCGCGCGCTACGACGTGTTCAAGCTGAACGAAGCGATGCTCGCCGGCGACGCCGCGCGGCTCGCGCGGATGATCGACGGGCTGAAGGGCGAGGGTGAGGCGATCGTGCTCGTGATGTGGGCCGTCGTCGAGGAACTGCGCACGCTGCTGCGGATCAAGCGCGGCGCGACGGCCGGCAAGCCGCTGGCGACGCTGCTGCGCGAGAACCGCGTGTGGGGTCCGCGCGAACGGCTGATCGGCCCCGCGCTGAACCGCGTGTCGGAACCCGTGCTCGAGAAGGCGCTCGCGTTCGCCGCGCAGCTCGACCGGCAGGTCAAGGGGCTCACGGCCGTCGTGCCGGGCCGCCGCACGCAGGACCAACCGCCGCCCGATCCGTGGGACGGGCTGTTCCAGCTCGCGATGACGGTTGCGGGCGCACGCGGCGAGCGACCGCCGACCGCGGGTCGCGTGCGGCGTTAA
- a CDS encoding glutamate-5-semialdehyde dehydrogenase: MDIDQYMTDLGRRARHASRAMARASTAAKNAALDAVARAIERDAQALKDANARDVARAREKGLDAAFVDRLTLSDKALTTMVEGLRQVASLADPIGEIGNLKYRPSGIQVGQMRVPLGVIGIIYESRPNVTIDAAALCLKSGNATILRGGSEALESNTALAKLIGEGLAAAGLPQDAVQVVATADRAAVGKLITMTEYVDVIVPRGGKSLIERLINEARVPMIKHLDGICHVYVDDRADLDKALTVCDNAKTHRYGTCNTMETLLVASGIAAKLLPPLGRLYRDKQVELRVDAAARAVLADAGVGPLVDATEEDWHTEYLAPVLAIKVVDGLDAAIEHINQYGSHHTDAIVTEDHDRAMRFLREVDSASVMVNASTRFADGFEFGLGAEIGISNDKLHARGPVGLEGLTSLKYVVLGHGEGRQ, encoded by the coding sequence ATGGATATCGATCAGTACATGACCGACCTGGGCCGTCGCGCCCGGCACGCTTCCCGCGCGATGGCGCGCGCCAGCACGGCCGCGAAGAACGCGGCGCTCGACGCCGTGGCCCGCGCGATCGAACGCGACGCGCAGGCGCTGAAGGACGCGAATGCACGCGACGTCGCCCGCGCCCGTGAAAAGGGGCTCGATGCGGCGTTCGTCGACCGCCTGACGCTGTCCGACAAGGCGCTGACGACGATGGTCGAAGGCCTGCGCCAGGTTGCGTCGCTGGCCGATCCGATCGGCGAGATCGGCAACCTCAAGTACCGCCCGAGCGGGATCCAGGTCGGCCAGATGCGCGTGCCGCTCGGCGTGATCGGCATCATCTACGAGTCGCGCCCGAACGTGACGATCGACGCGGCCGCGCTGTGCCTGAAGTCGGGCAACGCGACGATCCTGCGCGGCGGTTCCGAAGCGCTCGAGTCGAACACGGCGCTCGCGAAGCTGATCGGCGAAGGGCTCGCGGCGGCCGGCCTGCCGCAGGACGCGGTGCAGGTCGTCGCGACGGCCGATCGCGCGGCGGTCGGCAAGCTGATCACGATGACCGAATACGTCGACGTGATCGTGCCGCGCGGCGGCAAGAGCCTGATCGAGCGCCTGATCAACGAGGCACGCGTGCCGATGATCAAGCACCTCGACGGCATCTGCCACGTGTACGTCGACGATCGCGCCGACCTCGACAAGGCACTGACCGTCTGCGACAACGCGAAGACGCACCGCTACGGCACCTGCAACACGATGGAGACCTTGCTCGTCGCGAGCGGCATCGCGGCGAAGCTGCTGCCGCCGCTCGGCAGGCTGTACCGCGACAAGCAGGTCGAGCTGCGCGTCGACGCGGCCGCGCGCGCGGTGCTCGCCGACGCGGGCGTCGGCCCGCTCGTCGATGCGACCGAGGAAGACTGGCATACCGAATATCTCGCGCCGGTGCTCGCGATCAAGGTCGTCGACGGCCTCGACGCCGCGATCGAGCACATCAACCAATACGGCTCGCATCACACCGATGCGATCGTCACCGAGGATCACGACCGCGCGATGCGTTTCCTGCGCGAGGTCGATTCGGCGAGCGTGATGGTCAACGCGTCGACGCGCTTCGCGGACGGCTTCGAATTCGGCCTCGGCGCGGAAATCGGCATCTCGAACGACAAGCTGCACGCACGCGGCCCCGTCGGCCTGGAAGGGCTGACGTCGCTGAAGTACGTCGTGCTCGGGCACGGCGAAGGCCGCCAGTAA
- a CDS encoding CopD family protein: protein MAMLWVKTFHIVLIAAWFAGLFYLPRIYVNLAMETDPAAVRRLLLMARKLFRFMTMIAVPALACGLWLWLAIGIGQGQGWIHAKVTVVLLLVVYHAYCGHLLRVFERGENRRTDKWYRVFNELPVLGMLAAVALVVIKPF from the coding sequence ATGGCAATGCTCTGGGTCAAGACGTTCCATATCGTTCTGATCGCCGCGTGGTTCGCGGGGCTGTTCTACCTGCCGCGCATCTACGTGAACCTGGCCATGGAAACCGATCCGGCCGCCGTGCGACGCCTGCTGCTGATGGCGCGCAAGCTGTTCCGCTTCATGACGATGATCGCGGTGCCGGCGCTGGCCTGCGGGCTGTGGCTCTGGCTCGCGATCGGCATCGGCCAGGGGCAGGGCTGGATCCATGCGAAGGTGACGGTCGTGCTGCTGCTCGTCGTCTATCACGCGTATTGCGGGCACCTGCTGCGGGTGTTCGAGCGCGGCGAGAACCGCCGCACCGACAAGTGGTACCGCGTGTTCAACGAGCTGCCGGTGCTCGGCATGCTCGCGGCGGTCGCGCTGGTCGTGATCAAGCCGTTCTGA
- a CDS encoding MurR/RpiR family transcriptional regulator, producing MLPRIEAIRAELRPSERKLADYILAAPREVLDLAMTELSTRAGVSQPTIARFCQALGCSGFREFKIRLAQSVAPGVSSVYRDVEPDEPAPGIIGKVFDRTIGALIEVRNSLSAGSVADAIALLSNASRIEFYGAGGSGIAAQDIQHKFFRLGVPSVAYSDPHTFSMSSALLGPHDVVVAISNTGRTRDIVDAARSALACGAKVVAITQSHSPLAKLATVSLASNVAEETDVFSPMTSRMSHLAIGDILAVGVALSRGPALMERVGRAKEAITRRRIDDGTKD from the coding sequence ATGCTGCCTCGCATTGAAGCGATCCGCGCCGAACTGCGCCCGTCCGAGCGCAAGCTCGCCGACTACATCCTCGCCGCACCGCGCGAGGTGCTCGATCTCGCGATGACCGAGCTGTCGACGCGCGCGGGCGTCAGCCAGCCGACGATCGCGCGCTTCTGCCAGGCACTCGGCTGCAGCGGCTTTCGCGAATTCAAGATCCGGCTCGCGCAGAGCGTCGCGCCGGGCGTGTCGTCGGTGTATCGCGACGTCGAGCCCGACGAACCGGCGCCCGGCATCATCGGCAAGGTGTTCGACCGCACGATCGGCGCGCTGATCGAGGTGCGCAACAGCCTGTCCGCGGGCAGCGTCGCCGATGCGATCGCGCTGCTGTCGAACGCGTCGCGCATCGAGTTCTACGGCGCCGGCGGCTCGGGCATCGCCGCGCAGGACATCCAGCACAAGTTCTTCCGGCTCGGCGTGCCGAGCGTCGCGTATTCGGATCCGCACACGTTCTCGATGTCGTCGGCGCTGCTCGGGCCGCACGACGTCGTCGTCGCGATCTCGAACACCGGCCGCACGCGCGACATCGTCGACGCCGCGCGCTCCGCGCTCGCGTGCGGCGCGAAAGTCGTCGCGATCACGCAGAGCCATTCGCCGCTCGCGAAGCTCGCGACGGTGAGCCTCGCGTCGAACGTCGCCGAGGAAACCGACGTGTTCTCGCCGATGACGTCGCGGATGTCGCATCTCGCGATCGGCGACATCCTCGCGGTCGGCGTCGCGCTGTCGCGCGGCCCCGCGCTGATGGAACGGGTCGGCCGTGCGAAGGAAGCGATCACGCGCCGGCGGATCGACGACGGCACGAAGGATTGA
- the edd gene encoding phosphogluconate dehydratase, producing MTSLHPTLAKVTERVIARSQSTRSAYLHRIDGAQGKFPARGALSCANLAHGFAGLEGSDKFAIKTIREPNIGIVSSYNEMLSAHAPYKDFPDIIKAAARENGGVAQFAGGVPAMCDGVTQGNPGMELSLFSREAIAMGTAIALTHNMFDAALCLGICDKIVPGLLIGALQFGHLPTIFVPAGPMTSGLSNDDKAKIRQQFATGQVGRDALLEAESAAYHGHGTCTFYGTANSNQMLMELMGLHLPGSAFVHPHTPLRTALTAEAARRVLDLTVERGHYTPIGHVIDEKAIVNGIVALLATGGSTNHTLHLVAIARAAGILIDWNDFDELSAVVPLLAKIYPNGKADVNHFHAAGGVAFLVRNLLEGGLLHEDVTTVAGKGLSHYTKEPKLIDGKLTWVDGAAESHDTKVLRGIRDPFQPDGGLRLMQGRLGRGVIKISAVAPEHRKVTAPAIVFDSQEAVQEAFDRGELKRDFVAVVRFQGARANGMPELHRLTPLLGVLQDQGFHVALVTDGRMSGASGKVPAVIHVSPEALLAGPLGKVKTGDTLVIDAEAGVLDIEVDDAEWQSRPVAQPQHQAENEVGFGRELFGVFRAAAAPAEQGASVFGTLVGETAVRVDA from the coding sequence ATGACGTCGCTGCACCCCACTCTGGCGAAGGTCACCGAACGCGTGATCGCCCGCAGCCAATCGACCCGTTCCGCCTATCTGCACCGCATCGACGGCGCGCAGGGCAAGTTCCCGGCGCGCGGCGCGCTGTCCTGCGCGAACCTCGCGCACGGCTTCGCGGGCCTCGAGGGCAGCGACAAATTCGCGATCAAGACGATTCGCGAGCCGAACATCGGCATCGTGTCCTCGTACAACGAGATGCTGTCCGCGCATGCGCCGTACAAGGATTTCCCCGACATCATCAAGGCCGCCGCGCGCGAGAACGGCGGGGTCGCGCAGTTCGCGGGCGGCGTGCCGGCGATGTGCGACGGCGTCACGCAGGGCAACCCGGGGATGGAGCTGTCGCTGTTCTCGCGCGAGGCGATCGCGATGGGCACGGCGATCGCGCTCACGCACAACATGTTCGACGCGGCGCTCTGCCTCGGCATCTGCGACAAGATCGTGCCGGGCCTCCTGATCGGCGCGCTGCAGTTCGGCCACCTGCCGACCATCTTCGTGCCGGCCGGCCCGATGACGAGCGGCCTGTCGAACGACGACAAGGCGAAGATCCGCCAGCAGTTCGCGACCGGCCAGGTCGGCCGCGACGCGCTGCTCGAAGCCGAATCGGCCGCGTATCACGGCCACGGCACCTGCACGTTCTACGGCACCGCGAACAGCAACCAGATGCTGATGGAGCTGATGGGCCTGCATCTGCCGGGTTCGGCGTTCGTCCATCCGCACACGCCGCTGCGCACCGCGCTGACGGCCGAGGCCGCGCGCCGCGTGCTCGACCTGACCGTCGAGCGCGGCCACTACACGCCGATCGGCCATGTGATCGACGAGAAGGCGATCGTCAACGGGATCGTCGCGCTGCTCGCGACGGGCGGCTCGACCAACCACACGCTGCACCTCGTCGCGATCGCGCGCGCGGCCGGCATCCTGATCGACTGGAACGATTTCGACGAACTGTCGGCCGTCGTGCCGCTGCTCGCGAAGATCTACCCGAACGGCAAGGCCGACGTGAACCACTTCCACGCGGCGGGCGGCGTCGCGTTCCTGGTGCGCAACCTGCTCGAAGGCGGGCTGCTGCACGAGGACGTGACGACAGTTGCCGGCAAGGGGCTGTCGCACTACACGAAGGAGCCGAAGCTGATCGACGGCAAGCTCACGTGGGTCGACGGCGCGGCCGAGAGCCACGACACGAAGGTGCTGCGCGGCATCCGCGATCCGTTCCAGCCGGACGGCGGCCTGCGCCTGATGCAGGGCCGGCTCGGCCGCGGCGTGATCAAGATTTCGGCGGTCGCGCCCGAGCACCGCAAGGTGACGGCACCCGCGATCGTGTTCGATTCGCAGGAGGCCGTGCAGGAAGCGTTCGATCGCGGCGAGCTGAAGCGCGATTTCGTCGCGGTCGTGCGCTTCCAGGGCGCGCGCGCGAACGGGATGCCCGAGCTGCACCGTTTGACGCCGCTGCTCGGCGTGCTGCAGGATCAGGGCTTCCACGTCGCGCTCGTCACCGACGGCCGCATGTCGGGCGCGTCGGGCAAGGTGCCGGCGGTGATCCACGTGTCGCCGGAAGCGCTGCTGGCCGGTCCGCTCGGCAAGGTGAAGACGGGCGACACGCTCGTGATCGACGCGGAAGCCGGCGTGCTCGACATCGAGGTCGACGACGCCGAGTGGCAGTCGCGCCCGGTCGCGCAGCCGCAGCACCAGGCCGAGAACGAAGTCGGTTTCGGGCGCGAACTGTTCGGCGTGTTCCGCGCGGCCGCGGCGCCGGCCGAGCAGGGCGCATCGGTTTTCGGGACGCTGGTCGGCGAAACGGCCGTCCGCGTCGACGCATGA